In Desulfovibrio litoralis DSM 11393, a genomic segment contains:
- a CDS encoding response regulator has protein sequence MKLFSGSISKILYFIVLLAVIPAAITIVYSSIESKNIYMQDVDNRSSDLILTVGTQNQLLVENTRVLLKTLSQLDEIQEKNIAFSTNILQALVDQYPIYNNIFLADKDGYVFASGVDWKPGINIKDEDSFQNAVKSGDFSIGNLKLDNILEKNTLHFSYPIKDKNGEITTVIIASIQQNTGVIDYSLLNSIKGAKFTLIDRNGAIVSRYPPEQNQKDEDNAELAFLSSELWDKIKNQKEAFGKFTETDKNGEKINITYERLTRPDNKRLYLASVISIPATSIKNNANTFLWRDLTALLAVTVFTLLTTWFLSQKALIQPLVSLLRSAQSLAKGNLTTRSHLGGLKGEVGILAHSFDEMAEALEERTKELINAKMAADVANKAKSEFLANMSHEIRTPMNAVIGMAYLAQKTKLTPKQHNYISNIYSAGTTLLGIINDILDFSKIESGQLTLDYIPFRLDDIFENISVLVSQKANEKDLEILFVIEKDVPHNLIGDPLKLGQIITNLMNNSVKFTDKGEVILSCRLESEEKNKIKLIFSVKDTGIGMTPDQQKNLFKAFTQADGSTTRRFGGTGLGLTITKRLVEMMEGSIKVKSEIGQGTEISFDALLERGNEDLQVQKTALPALQTNILVVDDNSAAREVLTSLIAGFGFKVNSAASAKEAFQMLIKADQDDPFQLVFMDWKMPEIDGIEAMTHIFQKLNLKSQPKIILVTAFGRSEVQQQAEDAGASGFLHKPINQSVLLDSIMFALSNEDQDPDSIETQGNTGLQNEQLSEINTSDINFTGAKILLVEDNLVNQQIAVELLEDAGATVTIANNGQEAIDMLSNSNDQYNLILMDLQMPVMDGYGATKQIRKDQRFSKLPIIAMTAHALVEERQRCLNVGMNDHISKPIEINRFFSVIDHWLKKRHFVPTEKQTKKEVTELATSVHPTDKTLQKPYDVTTTSKGTNIAKVQDKTEPTTQEQAIANNAKLMKGINIEKALARLGGNLKLYRKLAEQFIKYNGNAHEELRSLIENNDNSGAERLAHTVKGLAASLGADELSSISAELEHALKENSTTTKEEIQNMLSKNDLIFENICIQLNTWLNPTEETAQKTPETPEELKSELVNQTITKSPEKIIDQTKLITILNKLETLLKDDDSEAIQVFEENTQELKTLFSTTDFQLLSEKVQRFDFEEALEIIHNNTLKQ, from the coding sequence ATGAAACTATTTTCAGGCTCCATAAGTAAAATTTTATATTTTATAGTATTGTTAGCTGTTATTCCGGCTGCTATAACCATTGTATATTCAAGCATAGAAAGCAAAAATATTTATATGCAAGACGTAGACAACAGATCAAGCGACCTTATCTTGACTGTTGGAACACAAAATCAGCTTTTAGTCGAAAACACTAGAGTATTATTAAAAACGTTATCTCAACTAGACGAAATACAAGAAAAAAATATTGCCTTTTCTACCAATATTTTACAAGCCCTGGTTGACCAATATCCAATTTACAACAACATATTTTTAGCTGACAAAGATGGCTATGTCTTTGCATCAGGAGTAGATTGGAAACCCGGCATCAACATAAAAGATGAAGATTCTTTTCAAAACGCTGTCAAATCAGGTGATTTTAGTATTGGCAACCTAAAACTTGACAATATTTTAGAAAAAAACACACTCCACTTTTCTTATCCGATAAAAGATAAAAATGGGGAAATTACTACAGTTATAATAGCCAGCATACAACAAAACACCGGTGTTATCGATTATTCTCTTCTTAATTCAATAAAAGGTGCAAAATTTACACTGATAGACAGAAACGGTGCAATAGTCTCAAGATATCCACCGGAACAAAACCAAAAAGACGAAGATAACGCCGAACTGGCATTTCTTTCTTCTGAGCTTTGGGATAAAATCAAAAATCAAAAAGAAGCTTTTGGAAAATTTACGGAAACAGATAAAAACGGAGAAAAGATAAATATAACTTACGAACGTTTAACTCGTCCGGACAATAAAAGATTATATCTTGCAAGCGTTATCTCTATTCCCGCAACTTCTATAAAAAACAACGCCAATACTTTTTTATGGCGAGACTTAACCGCACTTTTGGCAGTAACTGTTTTCACCCTGTTAACAACTTGGTTTTTAAGCCAAAAAGCACTGATTCAACCGCTTGTATCATTACTGCGTTCTGCACAATCTCTTGCCAAAGGAAACTTAACAACACGTTCTCACTTAGGCGGATTAAAAGGAGAAGTCGGAATACTTGCTCACTCTTTTGACGAAATGGCAGAAGCCCTCGAAGAGAGAACCAAAGAACTAATTAATGCAAAAATGGCCGCTGATGTTGCTAATAAAGCTAAAAGTGAATTTTTAGCCAATATGAGCCACGAAATCAGAACCCCGATGAACGCAGTTATAGGCATGGCTTATTTAGCTCAAAAAACAAAACTTACTCCTAAACAACACAACTATATTTCAAATATTTATTCCGCCGGAACTACCCTATTAGGAATAATTAACGATATTCTTGATTTTTCAAAAATCGAATCAGGTCAACTTACTTTAGACTATATCCCTTTTCGCCTCGATGATATTTTTGAAAACATCAGCGTTTTAGTTTCACAAAAAGCCAACGAAAAAGATTTGGAGATATTGTTTGTCATAGAAAAAGACGTTCCGCATAACCTTATCGGCGACCCTCTTAAATTAGGACAAATAATCACCAACCTGATGAATAACTCTGTTAAGTTTACGGACAAAGGAGAAGTAATACTTTCCTGTAGGCTGGAATCAGAAGAAAAAAACAAGATAAAACTAATATTTAGCGTTAAAGATACCGGAATAGGCATGACCCCGGATCAACAAAAAAATCTGTTCAAAGCTTTTACTCAAGCAGACGGGTCAACAACAAGACGCTTTGGCGGAACCGGACTTGGTCTTACTATTACCAAGCGCCTTGTTGAAATGATGGAAGGAAGTATTAAAGTCAAAAGCGAAATTGGTCAAGGAACGGAAATCAGCTTTGATGCCTTGCTTGAAAGAGGTAATGAAGACTTACAGGTTCAAAAAACCGCTCTTCCGGCGTTACAAACAAATATTTTGGTTGTTGACGACAATAGTGCTGCTAGAGAAGTTTTAACAAGTTTGATTGCGGGCTTTGGCTTTAAAGTTAATAGTGCGGCATCAGCAAAAGAAGCTTTTCAAATGCTGATAAAAGCAGATCAAGACGACCCCTTCCAACTTGTATTTATGGACTGGAAAATGCCGGAAATTGACGGTATTGAAGCCATGACCCATATTTTTCAAAAACTTAACCTTAAATCACAACCGAAAATTATTCTGGTTACGGCTTTTGGGCGTTCAGAAGTACAACAACAAGCCGAAGACGCCGGAGCATCAGGTTTTTTACATAAACCTATTAACCAATCGGTTCTGCTTGATTCTATTATGTTCGCTCTAAGTAACGAAGACCAAGATCCAGACTCTATAGAAACCCAGGGAAACACCGGACTACAAAATGAACAATTAAGTGAAATTAATACCAGCGATATTAATTTCACCGGTGCAAAAATATTGTTGGTTGAAGATAACCTTGTAAACCAACAAATCGCCGTCGAACTATTAGAAGATGCCGGCGCGACCGTTACTATCGCAAACAACGGACAAGAAGCCATAGATATGCTCTCTAACTCAAACGATCAATATAATCTTATATTGATGGATCTTCAAATGCCGGTGATGGACGGATATGGAGCCACAAAACAAATACGCAAAGATCAAAGATTTAGCAAATTGCCCATAATCGCAATGACTGCACACGCATTGGTTGAAGAGCGTCAACGTTGCCTTAATGTCGGAATGAATGATCATATTTCAAAACCAATTGAAATTAATCGTTTTTTCTCTGTTATTGATCATTGGCTGAAAAAACGTCATTTTGTACCAACAGAAAAACAAACAAAAAAAGAAGTTACTGAGCTTGCCACATCGGTGCATCCTACCGATAAGACCCTACAAAAACCTTATGATGTTACAACAACATCAAAAGGAACAAATATTGCCAAAGTACAAGACAAAACAGAACCAACAACACAAGAACAGGCAATCGCAAATAACGCCAAACTTATGAAGGGAATTAATATAGAAAAAGCCCTTGCAAGATTAGGCGGGAACCTAAAGCTTTATAGAAAACTCGCAGAACAATTTATCAAATACAACGGAAATGCCCACGAAGAATTACGTTCTCTGATAGAAAATAATGATAACTCTGGTGCTGAACGGCTGGCACACACGGTAAAAGGTCTTGCGGCCTCTCTTGGTGCAGACGAATTATCAAGTATCTCCGCCGAACTGGAACACGCCTTAAAAGAAAACAGTACGACAACAAAAGAAGAAATTCAAAATATGTTAAGTAAAAATGATCTTATTTTTGAAAATATTTGTATCCAACTAAACACATGGCTCAACCCAACAGAAGAAACTGCACAAAAAACGCCAGAAACTCCTGAAGAGCTCAAATCAGAGCTTGTAAATCAAACAATAACCAAAAGTCCGGAAAAAATTATAGACCAAACAAAACTAATTACAATTTTAAATAAACTTGAGACTCTTTTAAAAGACGATGATTCTGAAGCGATACAAGTTTTTGAAGAAAATACTCAAGAATTAAAAACTCTCTTTTCTACGACTGATTTTCAATTACTCTCTGAAAAAGTGCAACGTTTTGACTTTGAAGAAGCATTAGAAATTATTCATAATAACACACTAAAACAATAA
- a CDS encoding hybrid sensor histidine kinase/response regulator, with the protein MLRYFVGSVHRTLTIILLLATVPALCIILFSGVQQRRAIIQGSNLRAENITNTLSNQQEQIFNHVRNHFFLLSQASPVRDLDLNASQALLHQLTNESKIYNNLLLYDTRGNLLVSGVEGEATPDVVDVPFFVNALRYRDFVISGVDVISRYGGDANFPVLYVAYPVLAKDGQIVAVLVGAIQIPALQRFIGDGIRLSEGAYIELIDSQGKLISSYPYNPEMMPADNVPPSMWWSLNPNKDKGQTVDPQTQRGEADDIIMTFSNLNLDAVPGFDIHLLFSLPQAPIYADANALLYHTLYRFIIAFLLTLILAPGISFFLLRRPTYRLISAVNSLKNGDFDNLTSIKDPIIEFKNIAVAFNNISKTLKERTTELNEATEQSESAIKAKSEFLANISHEMRTPMNAIIGLAHLCMKSPLTTKQLDYLQRIHSAGHQLLKVINDILDFSKIEAGKMDLEQIPFDLNLLINGIINTHEERAKQKKLNFTFYVDKNIPRSIIGDPLRLAQILNNLLENAIKFTNSGFVRLDISSAGIFQHQVTLVFEITDSGIGIGKEQSNKLFTAFSQADTSSTRVFGGSGLGLAICKRLLTLMKGNITIHSQAGKGTKILCSATFKLTKQNVAALKPSHHLDIKTLIIDDDDLSRKSMKTILSSLNYTAYGVADTSEGLTELKNADKKNMPYDLVLINWRMPDSDSLETTKNIKKNLGLNKIPTVIFLTTYNKKEITDKAKTFGVDGFLHKPLDGSIINDTLSSLIKQNKLIDQTNSNAEELEEIPKDLKRIVPAKTTPTSQNNNLILLVEDNLINQEIAVDILESANYKVLIANNGQEALDILNDIYSKNNKVSVVLMDLQMPVLGGIEATRKIRADKRFELLPVIAMTASTDDSEKRKCQEVDMDGYIGKPFDVEQLFETLNIWRNGREIINPQETELKTIILQIIQLLKNDDSEGAVLFKQNLSKLNKEYPNDILQNILKNINNINYDSVIVMLEELINSH; encoded by the coding sequence ATGTTACGTTATTTTGTTGGCTCTGTTCACCGAACTCTTACAATAATACTCTTGCTTGCAACAGTACCGGCATTGTGTATTATTTTATTTTCGGGGGTACAACAAAGAAGAGCGATTATTCAAGGCTCTAATCTGCGAGCGGAAAATATCACCAACACATTAAGTAACCAACAAGAACAAATATTTAACCATGTAAGAAACCATTTTTTTTTATTATCTCAAGCAAGCCCCGTGCGCGACCTTGACTTAAACGCCTCACAAGCCCTCTTGCACCAGCTTACAAATGAAAGTAAAATCTATAACAATCTCTTGTTATATGATACTCGCGGTAACTTATTAGTCTCAGGGGTAGAAGGCGAAGCCACTCCGGATGTGGTTGATGTGCCTTTTTTTGTAAACGCCTTACGTTATCGAGATTTTGTCATAAGTGGCGTTGACGTAATAAGCAGGTATGGTGGCGATGCCAATTTTCCTGTATTATATGTAGCTTATCCTGTTTTAGCAAAAGACGGACAAATCGTTGCCGTTTTAGTTGGGGCAATACAAATTCCCGCACTTCAGCGTTTTATCGGAGATGGCATAAGACTCTCAGAGGGTGCATATATCGAACTTATTGATTCACAAGGAAAACTCATTTCCTCATATCCGTATAATCCTGAAATGATGCCTGCCGATAACGTTCCGCCAAGTATGTGGTGGAGTTTAAACCCCAATAAAGATAAAGGGCAAACCGTTGACCCTCAAACTCAAAGAGGAGAAGCCGACGATATTATAATGACTTTCTCCAACTTAAATTTAGATGCTGTACCCGGTTTTGATATTCACCTACTCTTTTCTTTGCCGCAAGCTCCAATTTATGCTGATGCCAACGCCCTTTTATATCATACTTTATATCGCTTTATAATCGCTTTCTTGTTGACCTTGATTTTAGCACCGGGAATTAGCTTCTTTTTATTAAGAAGACCCACCTACCGCTTAATTTCTGCTGTTAACTCTTTAAAAAACGGCGATTTTGATAACCTAACATCAATCAAAGACCCGATTATAGAATTTAAAAATATCGCCGTTGCCTTCAACAATATTTCAAAAACGCTAAAAGAGCGTACAACCGAGCTTAATGAGGCAACAGAACAATCAGAAAGTGCCATAAAAGCAAAAAGCGAATTTTTGGCAAATATAAGTCATGAAATGCGAACTCCTATGAATGCAATTATAGGACTTGCACATTTATGCATGAAATCTCCACTCACAACAAAACAACTCGACTATCTGCAAAGAATTCATTCCGCCGGCCATCAACTTTTAAAAGTAATTAACGATATTTTAGACTTCTCTAAAATAGAAGCCGGAAAAATGGATCTTGAACAAATACCTTTTGATCTTAACCTTTTAATCAACGGTATTATAAATACTCATGAAGAACGTGCAAAACAAAAAAAGCTTAATTTTACTTTTTATGTAGATAAAAATATTCCGCGTTCGATAATAGGCGACCCTCTTCGCCTCGCTCAAATATTAAATAATCTCTTGGAAAATGCCATAAAGTTTACAAATAGCGGTTTTGTGCGTTTAGATATAAGCTCTGCCGGAATATTTCAACACCAAGTTACTCTTGTTTTTGAAATTACCGATAGCGGAATAGGTATAGGAAAAGAACAATCAAACAAACTATTTACCGCTTTTTCACAAGCCGATACCTCATCAACCAGAGTCTTTGGCGGATCAGGTTTGGGCTTAGCTATCTGTAAACGACTTTTAACTTTGATGAAAGGCAATATAACAATTCACAGTCAAGCAGGAAAAGGAACAAAAATATTGTGTTCTGCAACCTTTAAATTAACCAAACAAAACGTTGCTGCCCTAAAACCAAGCCACCACCTCGACATAAAAACGTTAATCATTGATGACGATGACCTTAGCAGAAAATCAATGAAAACAATTCTCTCTAGTCTTAATTATACGGCATACGGCGTAGCAGATACAAGCGAAGGGTTAACCGAGCTTAAAAATGCCGATAAAAAGAATATGCCTTATGATTTAGTTTTAATTAATTGGCGAATGCCAGACTCAGACAGCCTTGAAACAACAAAAAATATTAAAAAAAATCTTGGATTAAACAAAATACCGACTGTTATCTTCTTAACAACATACAACAAAAAAGAAATAACAGACAAAGCCAAAACGTTTGGAGTAGACGGATTTCTGCATAAACCTCTAGACGGTTCAATTATTAATGACACACTCAGCTCTTTAATAAAACAAAATAAACTTATTGATCAAACAAACTCTAATGCGGAAGAACTAGAAGAAATACCAAAAGACCTCAAACGCATCGTACCAGCTAAAACAACACCCACCTCACAAAACAATAACCTGATTTTATTGGTCGAAGACAACCTTATAAATCAAGAAATTGCTGTCGACATATTGGAAAGCGCTAATTATAAAGTATTAATTGCCAATAATGGTCAAGAAGCCCTAGATATATTAAACGATATTTATTCTAAAAACAATAAAGTAAGCGTCGTCTTAATGGATCTGCAAATGCCCGTTCTTGGTGGAATAGAAGCAACAAGAAAAATAAGAGCCGACAAAAGATTTGAACTCTTACCTGTTATTGCAATGACTGCCTCAACTGATGACTCAGAAAAAAGAAAATGCCAAGAAGTCGACATGGACGGATACATAGGTAAACCTTTTGATGTTGAACAATTATTTGAAACTTTAAATATTTGGCGAAATGGACGAGAGATAATTAACCCCCAAGAAACAGAATTAAAAACTATTATCCTACAAATTATTCAATTATTAAAAAATGACGACTCGGAAGGAGCTGTTTTGTTTAAACAAAATTTATCTAAATTAAACAAAGAATATCCCAATGACATACTGCAAAACATATTGAAAAACATAAACAATATAAATTATGATTCTGTTATCGTTATGCTTGAAGAATTAATTAACTCTCACTAA
- the dapB gene encoding 4-hydroxy-tetrahydrodipicolinate reductase has protein sequence MNTDIIILGANGRMGKILCQLVKEDKDLTLVGVVSRNTEDLSVKNWGCPVSANLEEALRQVDDTKKVVIIDFSSPANSLNVAHTVAKLGGCLVIGSTGFSNEERAELKELAKKTPIFWSSNMSIGVNALLQNLPGLVKALGSDYDIEIMEIHHNKKKDAPSGTAKMLAECVATAKDINLDEHVVYTREGINNARQKDEIGMQALRGGDVIGVHTVYFLGSGERIEVTHHAHSRETFAQGALRAAKWLIKQKPQTLYCMKDLL, from the coding sequence ATGAATACCGACATTATTATTTTAGGTGCCAACGGACGCATGGGAAAAATTCTTTGTCAGTTAGTTAAAGAAGATAAGGATCTTACGCTTGTAGGAGTTGTGTCTCGAAACACAGAAGATTTAAGTGTTAAGAACTGGGGTTGTCCTGTTAGTGCTAACCTTGAAGAAGCTTTAAGACAAGTTGACGACACAAAAAAGGTTGTTATTATTGATTTTTCTTCCCCTGCAAACAGTCTAAATGTGGCTCATACTGTCGCTAAACTTGGTGGCTGTCTTGTAATTGGTTCTACTGGATTTTCCAACGAAGAAAGAGCCGAACTTAAAGAACTGGCAAAAAAAACGCCTATCTTTTGGTCGTCTAATATGAGCATAGGAGTTAACGCTCTTTTACAGAACCTTCCCGGTTTGGTTAAAGCTCTTGGTTCTGATTATGATATTGAAATTATGGAAATTCATCACAACAAGAAAAAAGACGCTCCGAGCGGAACAGCAAAAATGTTGGCAGAATGTGTTGCAACAGCTAAAGACATTAACCTTGACGAACACGTTGTTTACACCAGAGAAGGTATTAACAACGCACGTCAAAAAGATGAAATAGGAATGCAAGCATTGCGAGGCGGTGATGTTATCGGAGTACATACTGTTTATTTCTTGGGATCCGGCGAACGTATAGAAGTAACCCACCACGCACATTCAAGAGAAACTTTTGCACAAGGGGCTTTAAGAGCGGCTAAGTGGCTCATCAAGCAAAAACCCCAAACATTATATTGCATGAAAGATTTACTTTAA
- a CDS encoding tetratricopeptide repeat protein — MFFYKADKLKLAKIFVILNLIFFSSALSLKAQNAIGTNAIGTNAIGTNATGTNSIGTNATDSTTNSTQQSNTNATTKAQNDLKKQTRKSTGKVYSEDQQFKGALRKETALALAVAKARYVAMDDAARSLVLRPDVQAFANSTKNTAPLDPFALAYAVYTTEILPPELAGFSPELSVRAGVGIVPRYSAPNQNAVDFSVTTVLNNPELLFFTADSIKKENSLLKELISLSDAEIKNPTQANKKLEMTVRFKKLTDALSALELFREVLPNLQPTTWSNPEQVVETMKKAIQFDQDNPLILGTLGEALLVEGKSQDAIDYLSSAIKLDKTKARMFHMRGVAYMSLHLPALAIEDFSSALELNPNSPTYYNARGAAYLFQADYKNMCKDFYSACTFDSCQNYQWGIAQGYCKK; from the coding sequence ATGTTTTTTTATAAAGCTGACAAACTCAAACTAGCTAAAATTTTTGTTATTTTAAACCTTATTTTTTTTAGCTCTGCTCTGAGCCTTAAAGCACAAAATGCAATAGGCACCAATGCAATAGGCACCAATGCAATAGGCACCAATGCAACGGGCACTAATTCAATAGGCACCAATGCAACAGATTCGACAACGAACTCAACTCAACAAAGCAACACTAACGCAACAACCAAAGCTCAAAATGATTTAAAAAAACAAACAAGAAAAAGTACGGGCAAAGTTTATAGCGAAGACCAACAATTTAAAGGAGCATTGCGTAAAGAAACGGCTCTTGCCCTCGCTGTTGCCAAGGCTCGTTATGTGGCGATGGACGATGCCGCCCGCTCTTTAGTCTTGCGTCCTGATGTACAAGCTTTTGCCAACTCGACAAAAAACACAGCCCCGCTTGATCCTTTTGCCTTGGCTTATGCGGTTTATACAACCGAAATTTTACCACCGGAACTCGCCGGTTTTTCGCCTGAACTATCTGTACGAGCCGGCGTTGGAATTGTTCCTCGTTATTCTGCTCCCAATCAAAATGCTGTAGATTTTTCAGTAACAACTGTTTTAAACAATCCGGAACTTTTGTTTTTTACAGCAGACAGCATCAAAAAAGAAAACAGCCTATTAAAAGAATTGATTAGTTTAAGCGACGCAGAAATAAAAAATCCGACTCAAGCAAATAAAAAACTAGAGATGACCGTTCGCTTTAAAAAACTTACTGATGCCCTTTCCGCTCTGGAACTTTTTAGAGAAGTTTTGCCCAATTTACAGCCTACAACATGGTCAAACCCCGAACAAGTTGTCGAAACCATGAAAAAAGCTATCCAGTTTGACCAAGATAACCCGCTTATTTTAGGAACTTTGGGTGAGGCTCTTTTGGTCGAAGGAAAATCACAAGACGCTATTGATTATCTTAGCTCTGCGATAAAGCTTGATAAAACCAAAGCTCGTATGTTTCATATGCGAGGCGTTGCATATATGAGTTTACACCTTCCGGCGTTAGCCATAGAAGATTTTTCTTCTGCGTTAGAGCTTAACCCAAACTCTCCTACTTATTATAATGCCAGAGGTGCGGCTTATTTATTTCAGGCTGATTATAAAAATATGTGCAAAGATTTTTATTCCGCCTGTACCTTTGACAGTTGCCAAAACTATCAGTGGGGAATAGCCCAAGGATATTGTAAAAAATAA
- a CDS encoding MBL fold metallo-hydrolase, giving the protein MVNLIKKISVLLVTILCFSLFGLNNIKTAEAKSQKAPIISQSMHGINFGTVEEIYCIQDLKKNMPIAWFEGVNQAAFKKLYPKLEVPASTNVFLLKQNNHPKALPGRLLILIDAGAGSFIKDEKGNIHPGQLSKALEYATINPNDIDAVLITHLHFDHIGGLLDKDNNPVFKNATIYINAKEKAYWLDPEVIKNAPEAAKPNFDLVQKVFTAYGDKIKIFEVTDQLIAGFKPIEAYGHTPGHTAFEYNTGKQKLMFWGDAVHGAAIQFPNPSIAFKYDVDPQKAIETRIALMKKAASEKYIVFGAHLPFYGFGRVEPHGKGFIYKNGR; this is encoded by the coding sequence ATGGTAAACTTAATAAAAAAAATCAGTGTATTACTTGTTACAATTCTCTGCTTCAGCTTGTTCGGATTAAATAACATAAAAACAGCCGAAGCAAAAAGCCAAAAAGCTCCAATAATCAGCCAATCTATGCATGGAATAAATTTTGGAACTGTCGAAGAAATCTATTGCATTCAAGACCTTAAAAAAAATATGCCTATAGCGTGGTTTGAAGGCGTAAATCAAGCTGCCTTTAAAAAGCTCTATCCAAAGCTTGAAGTGCCGGCTTCTACCAATGTTTTTCTTCTAAAACAAAACAATCACCCAAAAGCACTACCAGGTAGATTATTGATCTTAATAGATGCCGGAGCTGGGTCTTTTATAAAAGACGAAAAAGGCAACATTCACCCCGGTCAACTGAGTAAAGCTCTAGAGTATGCGACAATCAATCCTAACGATATAGATGCCGTTCTTATTACTCATTTACATTTTGATCATATTGGCGGTTTGTTAGATAAAGACAATAACCCTGTCTTTAAAAATGCCACAATATATATAAATGCAAAAGAAAAGGCATATTGGCTTGACCCGGAAGTTATTAAAAATGCCCCCGAAGCTGCGAAGCCAAATTTTGACTTAGTACAAAAAGTATTTACAGCTTACGGAGATAAAATTAAAATATTTGAAGTAACAGATCAGTTGATAGCAGGCTTTAAGCCAATAGAAGCTTACGGACATACCCCCGGGCATACAGCCTTTGAATATAATACTGGTAAACAAAAATTAATGTTTTGGGGTGATGCCGTACACGGAGCTGCAATACAGTTTCCTAATCCAAGCATCGCTTTTAAATATGATGTAGACCCACAAAAAGCGATTGAAACAAGAATTGCTCTAATGAAAAAAGCCGCGAGCGAAAAATATATAGTCTTCGGAGCTCACCTTCCATTTTACGGTTTTGGAAGAGTTGAACCACACGGAAAAGGCTTTATATATAAAAACGGAAGATAA
- the prfA gene encoding peptide chain release factor 1, with product MIAKLESLEARYLELETMLSAPDILSDQERFRSLSKAHADLREVVEAFREYKTHKEDLENNTLLLEDSDPEIRAMAEEEIKIAEEKMLNFEQKLKIFLLPKDPMDEKNIILEVRAGTGGEEAALFAADIFRMYCRYAERKGWKVEIISASDSSNGGYKEIIAEINGAKAYSQMKFEAGTHRVQRVPETEAQGRIHTSAITVAIMPEAEEVDVNFKPEELRFDVYRSSGPGGQSVNTTDSAVRVTHLPTGITVACQDEKSQHKNKTKALKILRARVLQLEQDKHHAQLADTRRAQVGSGDRSERIRTYNFPQGRVSDHRINLTLYKLDLVLDGDIQEFVDALTTNYQAEALKVQGDN from the coding sequence ATGATTGCTAAACTTGAAAGCCTAGAAGCTCGTTATCTTGAGCTTGAAACCATGTTAAGTGCCCCTGATATTTTATCAGATCAAGAACGTTTCAGAAGCTTGAGTAAAGCTCACGCCGACTTAAGAGAGGTTGTTGAGGCTTTTCGTGAATATAAAACACATAAAGAAGACCTTGAAAATAATACGCTCTTATTAGAAGACAGCGACCCTGAAATAAGAGCAATGGCAGAAGAAGAAATCAAAATTGCAGAAGAAAAAATGCTTAATTTTGAACAAAAACTGAAAATATTTTTACTGCCCAAAGATCCAATGGACGAAAAGAATATTATTCTTGAAGTGCGTGCCGGAACAGGCGGAGAAGAAGCCGCCCTCTTTGCAGCCGATATTTTCCGTATGTATTGTCGCTATGCCGAACGCAAGGGTTGGAAAGTTGAAATTATTTCAGCAAGTGATTCGTCTAACGGCGGATACAAAGAAATTATCGCCGAAATTAACGGAGCCAAAGCTTACAGCCAAATGAAGTTTGAAGCAGGCACCCACAGAGTGCAGAGGGTTCCGGAAACAGAAGCCCAAGGACGCATTCACACTTCTGCGATAACTGTTGCCATTATGCCGGAAGCAGAAGAAGTTGACGTTAACTTTAAACCCGAAGAATTACGTTTTGACGTTTATCGTTCATCAGGCCCCGGCGGACAATCTGTTAACACAACTGACTCGGCGGTTAGAGTAACCCACTTGCCAACAGGTATAACCGTTGCCTGCCAAGATGAAAAAAGCCAACATAAAAATAAAACAAAAGCCTTAAAAATTTTACGAGCTAGAGTTTTACAGCTAGAACAAGATAAGCATCACGCTCAATTAGCTGATACTCGTCGGGCTCAAGTTGGTAGTGGAGACCGTTCTGAAAGAATACGCACATATAACTTCCCACAAGGAAGAGTCAGCGACCACAGAATTAACTTAACTTTATATAAACTTGATCTGGTTTTAGACGGCGATATTCAAGAATTTGTTGACGCTTTAACGACAAACTATCAAGCCGAAGCCCTAAAAGTTCAAGGCGATAATTAA